Proteins co-encoded in one Bacteroidales bacterium genomic window:
- the ccsA gene encoding cytochrome c biogenesis protein CcsA, with product MTFKKDWWKFLGLALVLYSVIVGMMMKVPELPLIGESIRNLFYHVVMWFAMMLMFIIGLVSSIRYLSAFDMKYDRLASQAVNVGLLFGILGIVTGMEWAKFTWGTAWTNDPQLNGAAVTILAYFAYLVLRSSLDEDHKRARISAVYNIFAFVLLVVFIGILPRIANNSLHPAAGGNASTMATLDTSLRMVFYPAIIGWVLIGCWIIQIKLRLASIKHRLMESDIQ from the coding sequence ATGACCTTTAAAAAAGATTGGTGGAAGTTTCTGGGACTCGCTTTAGTGCTCTATAGTGTTATTGTGGGAATGATGATGAAAGTCCCTGAATTGCCTCTTATCGGGGAATCAATCAGGAACCTTTTTTACCATGTGGTAATGTGGTTCGCGATGATGCTTATGTTCATCATTGGCCTGGTGAGCAGCATCCGATATCTTTCGGCTTTTGACATGAAATATGACCGGCTGGCCTCGCAGGCAGTGAATGTGGGCCTCCTATTCGGGATACTTGGTATTGTTACCGGGATGGAATGGGCCAAATTTACATGGGGCACTGCCTGGACTAACGATCCCCAGTTGAATGGCGCAGCAGTCACTATACTGGCCTACTTTGCCTACCTGGTGCTTCGAAGTTCTTTGGATGAGGACCATAAACGCGCAAGGATTTCAGCTGTCTATAATATCTTTGCATTTGTCCTGCTTGTAGTATTCATTGGAATTCTGCCGAGAATCGCCAATAATTCATTACATCCTGCTGCAGGGGGAAATGCCAGCACTATGGCTACATTGGATACTTCACTTCGCATGGTGTTTTATCCGGCTATCATCGGTTGGGTGCTCATTGGTTGCTGGATTATACAAATCAAATTGCGACTGGCCTCCATCAAACACAGGCTCATGGAATCCGATATTCAATAA
- a CDS encoding cytochrome c maturation protein CcmE: MKKTHIIIIIFVVVAIGVVISLFMNISTYSNFSKAARNQGKDFQIIGKLDKTRPVIYDAKLNPNEFSFYMADEKGHVRKVVYSGAKPQDFEKPSQLVVIGAMADDSIFLAKSLLMQCPSKYNDDDKPDSFGKKEFDATKPQQGTSM, from the coding sequence ATGAAAAAAACGCATATTATCATCATCATATTTGTAGTTGTTGCAATAGGTGTAGTGATCAGTTTGTTCATGAATATCAGCACTTACAGCAACTTCTCAAAAGCAGCCCGTAACCAGGGGAAGGATTTCCAGATCATCGGGAAACTCGATAAAACCCGTCCTGTTATTTACGATGCCAAACTGAACCCCAATGAGTTTTCATTCTATATGGCAGATGAAAAAGGACATGTCAGGAAGGTGGTTTATAGCGGGGCCAAACCCCAGGACTTTGAGAAACCTTCGCAATTGGTTGTCATCGGAGCTATGGCTGATGACAGCATCTTTCTTGCGAAAAGCCTGCTGATGCAATGTCCTTCGAAATATAATGACGATGACAAGCCGGATTCTTTTGGAAAAAAGGAATTTGACGCAACGAAACCTCAACAGGGTACCAGTATGTAA
- a CDS encoding CcmD family protein, producing MYESKYFVVVIVLATVFVGIAGYLIYLDIKTRKLEKQLNDKEKD from the coding sequence ATGTACGAATCAAAATATTTTGTGGTTGTCATCGTTTTGGCAACAGTATTTGTAGGAATCGCCGGTTACCTTATTTACCTTGATATTAAAACCCGGAAACTCGAAAAACAACTCAACGACAAGGAGAAAGATTAA